tttctagaaacgaatttgagaaaaaaaaaggatgttgtgtccaataaatctctcaaccatttaaacctaaaaagaggcaaccgaagcctctctcccttttgggcatccgatgatactattgggttttttagtggcatcatgtctgcaaaaaacgtttcgaaaaacaggtttatcaaacaccaaaaaatctgtttttgtttccggaaacgtgaaaagccgtttctgctatttctagacataaaaacaacagaaacgttatcaaacggtgatTTAGTTTTAGAGCCTAGGCATCACCTCAATATTTACAAGCCAAATTTTGGCTTGTGGCCTAGTGTGCTCAGCCCCATCTCTTCTCTTACACTTTGAACATTGTGCTGATTACTTGTCTATGTTATCCCACAAAAACTAAGCTTGTTCCTTTGATTCACTTAAGTTTTTAACATGGTTGGTAATTCATTTGGTGTAAAACAAGTAATAAAAAATTGCAAGCAAATAAAACCTAATTAAAGAGCATGTATTGCAGTTTATTTGTTCTGATAAATATGTATCACATGTGTTATATACAGTTGTTTTATTGCTTTTCATAACATACAAAGAAAGAACAAATACAGAGAATTTATTTGGCTGGGAAATCACCAAGCCAAACTAATAGCTTGTAACAAGGTGCTCCCCCTAGGCTAGAGCCACCAAAAGCCCAACCCCAACCACCTGCAcataggcaacaccttgacaaTGCTGAGTCATAAATTCAATCACCTAAGGAAAATCAGTAAGAAACCCCCTCTCATAAAAATTTTGCATTGTTGGGAAAATCAAGAGTAAGATGAAGAAATCTCAAAATGAAATCTAAGACTGTCAACACCATTACCATGCAGGAGTGAACAATTCAATGACGGAATATGCAGTGATAAAAAAgaatttacataaaatagaagTAAGTACCAGCTTCTTCTCCAGTGCACCGGTCTTCTTGAGTTGCTCTGCAGAAAAGTTCTTCAGCTCCTCCATTCCTTGCATCAACTATGCAAAGGCAATAGGAAATATGAAAACTTTGCAAATAGGAAAATGATATAACACAAAGTAAAATAAGAATCTTGGACAATTAATAGCCGTAATTACCTGAGCAATAACTGAATCAAGATGAGATGAATCAACTGAAATCTCTACACTCTTATCTGCTGAAAAAGATGGCCCGATTGAAGCCCCTCCAACCTCCATTTGCACATCATCAATCATAGAAGGACCAGAAACAGCTGCAGGAGAAACCCCAAGAGGGAAATCTGACTTTTTACGGTCAAGAGCTATTTGTTGCAGCTTCAGGTACACCTTTGCCTCCTCTTCATCCATAGTCTCCTCTTCATCCATAGTCCCTGTACCTCCCAGTGGCTGGCTACCACCTAAATTCCTGACAACCATACTGGGCTGATCTGACCAATTCAAATCCTGCACTGAGACTGATGGTCTATGATCTACTTCCATTTTTGtatcatgatttggagctgcTTTAAAAAGGGTTTTTACTTTGGGCAAAGGTAGTGAGATAGCAGTAGCATTAACTGGTGAAGACGAAAAGGAGTTTATCAAAGCTCTTGTCTGTGCATGGTCCAACTCAAACCAAAAATGGTACTGAGAGTAATAATTATCCATGATAATTTGGCTAAATTTCTCTTCCAGCaggggttggcagtccatccgtACACGGATCCGAACCTTAGCGGAAAACAGCAGTTACagcacacaattaaaaagcataAACCTCACTCTGAACTAACCAAGTAAATCACAGATGCATCCATTAATCCCCAAAACAATAATGATTTGCAGAACAAAATTACCCATGTCATACCTGTGCAGGATAAGGAGTTCTATCAGAACCATCTTCAGTCCATCCGTATGAGTTGATATTCATTTGCCCAGGTCCTGCAGCCTCAAAAATACCATGCAATTTTCTATTACTGTAGTTGAATAGGAACAGTGGCAGGCCTTGTTCAATATTCCTCACATACGAAAAATGCATACTTGGTAAACCTGCCAAAAAGTTCCCAAATATTTCATTACATTAAGAACTCAAGCTATCCAATATGATAAATAAATTTACACGACTCAATTGGATACGAAAGTATACAGATTGCAGCTAAGACAAATTCCTAGACACTACATAGATAAGCTCCCACAAAGGAATGGAACTCGGAAATATTTCTAGCacaaatacaaaaacaaaacgTGTAACCAAGAAGGTCACAAACCCTAATGCAAAGATTCAGATTCCAACTGGAAGGTTCAAACAGTATAAGGGGAAAAAATCAACTGTGGatgaacagaaaagaaaattttgagaagCTGATACAAAATTGAAAACTAACCAAAGATCTGCTTTGTAAGGCATTCCTTCATGGTATTGCTTTTGCAGCCAAATATAACCCCTCCAAGATtctcttttctcaaatttcGTGCAATTGCACTGCTCTTTGTTGTAGCAAACGAAGATGGAGTTCTGTCCTCCAATGTGAATGCATGTGATTTTCTTCCAGCCCCCATTCTGTTGCTCTTCAAGAAGTTAATTGATCACTGTGGAATAATACTGACAACAAAGAAGGAGACACAAATAACAATCTTCCAGAGACAAAGCACACGCATTATGACAAGAAAAATCCATTTCTAATCGACCCTAATTGCAGTCCTATTCACACAAGCTACAGTCAACATATTTAGAAGTTCAAATTTTTACTTAAAAGGAAGCAGGATTGTCAGCCAAAACTCATGAAAGACAGTAACATGATcaacttaaatataataagCAGAATAATCAGAATCCCTTTTGTTCGGAAAATCAGGAAACAAGCACCTAGAATACGATAACCAATAAGTATTATTTAAGAACACACAACTAAGTGAGAGTCCATTGTTGTTATTTTCCCTCAATCAGGAAACATATTAtccctgtaaaggggatttaaTTCCACATAATAGGCCGAATATACTTTAAAGTCCAAGCAAAACAACGCTATACAGAACCCTAACATCCGAATCCATTAAACTTCAATTATTAACCGAATAGAAGTCCCACCATCCATTAAACTTCAGTTATCCATGGAAAATAAGTCTAATCTTCCCAATATCTGGAAATCTGAGTAGGAGATTTCAACTCTGGTCGCTATTAACCGTTTCAGAAAATTTTTGAAGGAGCACAATCATTTCTGTCCAACCAGCACACTACAGCGGCAAAGAATTGCCAAACTAACACACTCCCAACCACCAAATGCATAAGCAATCCTGTCCGGCAACACTCAAACTTAAACCAAAAGGTAAGAGCAAAAGTTCAAATGGCAGTTCTCCTGTTAAACCcacgtaaaccctaaacttcCATGGACATTCAACGAAGAAACCCCCAGAAAAAACCTCAACTCACACATTACAAAACCATTACGACACAACTACAATAACAACATTTCCGTCGCAATGAACATAATGCAGACACCAAAATGCATCCAAGAAAGTGAACAGAGAAGGAAAATGACATTGAAACAGTGATCAAGAAACTCACTCGCAGACAATTCTCAGCACGAACTTAATCCGATGAACAGATTAAGAAGATTTCTCATATCAACTATTTCTCACCGCTTGGGTTGCCGATAGACGAAGAGagagggattagggtttcgtGCGATTTCAAATgaagtttagagagagagagaaggggaaaacgAAGGCAAGCATGGCACTGGTGGAAGACAAGACCACTAGTAGCACTGGCTAGTAGTACGAAGAGAACGGAGAACGGGGAAAGCAAGCGCGTGTGccatttattatttataatcaACTCCAGAAAGAAACTCCCGCTTTTGTAACCGCAAAGAAGTGGGGATAATGATGTTTCGTATGGTCCCGATTCACAGGGATTTAAATCTTGGGTGTCGGCTGGATCACGATTGTACCCCTGACCCGATATGGATAGCCAATCCAAGATCGGCCGAGTATCGATTCATACCAATACAATTCGGTCAATctaataccaatacttaaaaccttaTTCCGAGACTCGAGTCCCTACTCCCAAATCTTTTTGAAAATGACTATCGTGTACAATCTCAATCTTTGTGAATGGTGAACAATTAACTACATGGAGTACTGCACAAGAGGATAACCACAACCCATTCGATGATCCAAACTAAAGCTACCTTCTATGAGTGAAATTCTCATGACTCATGGCATGGTTTAATCCTAAAGCATTTTGAGCTCATATTGGTACTAGTGACCAACGTCGAATCAGGCTAATCAGATTACAGCTGCCCAATATGTTTCACTCATTACAACCCCAACTTGCAGTGGGGGTTCTAACACAAGCTCTAGATTCCATTATTCGTTGTTATTCTTTTAAGAGAAAGGTTCTCTGAGTCGATGGGATAGAGTATGTTAGCACCTCTGAGTTtgtttctctcattttcttgtaaaatAATTTTGCTAACCTCCAATGTATATTACTGTTTTGATACCCTC
The Macadamia integrifolia cultivar HAES 741 unplaced genomic scaffold, SCU_Mint_v3 scaffold1703, whole genome shotgun sequence genome window above contains:
- the LOC122064653 gene encoding kelch-like protein 36 isoform X1, giving the protein MGAGRKSHAFTLEDRTPSSFATTKSSAIARNLRKENLGGVIFGCKSNTMKECLTKQIFGLPSMHFSYVRNIEQGLPLFLFNYSNRKLHGIFEAAGPGQMNINSYGWTEDGSDRTPYPAQVRIRVRMDCQPLLEEKFSQIIMDNYYSQYHFWFELDHAQTRALINSFSSSPVNATAISLPLPKVKTLFKAAPNHDTKMEVDHRPSVSVQDLNWSDQPSMVVRNLGGSQPLGGTGTMDEEETMDEEEAKVYLKLQQIALDRKKSDFPLGVSPAAVSGPSMIDDVQMEVGGASIGPSFSADKSVEISVDSSHLDSVIAQLMQGMEELKNFSAEQLKKTGALEKKLVESEMHIQQLNDRVKKLELKFGPSNGSFDERSEGSSDSQPITEPVEVCSNADESILVVGGYNGVSWLAELDSYSPSRDVMRSLKPMNSVRSYASAATLNGHLYIFGGGNGSSWYDTVERYDPMSNEWTSCPPLIERKGSLAGATLDNKIFAIGGGNGDECFWEVEMFDPALGRWVPTRSMLQKRFAPAAAELNGVIYAVGGYDGRDYLKTAERFDPREVSWTRLPSMNKRRGCHSLAILNEKLYALGGYDGTEMVSSVEIFDPRMCSWMTGDPMNQPRGYSAAAVIGKSLYVIGGVYQGEDILNKVERYTEGSGWEVTNLKGIGKRCFFSTIVLK
- the LOC122064653 gene encoding uncharacterized protein LOC122064653 isoform X2; amino-acid sequence: MGAGRKSHAFTLEDRTPSSFATTKSSAIARNLRKENLGGVIFGCKSNTMKECLTKQIFGLPSMHFSYVRNIEQGLPLFLFNYSNRKLHGIFEAAGPGQMNINSYGWTEDGSDRTPYPAQVRIRVRMDCQPLLEEKFSQIIMDNYYSQYHFWFELDHAQTRALINSFSSSPVNATAISLPLPKVKTLFKAAPNHDTKMEVDHRPSVSVQDLNWSDQPSMVVRNLGGSQPLGGTGTMDEEETMDEEEAKVYLKLQQIALDRKKSDFPLGVSPAAVSGPSMIDDVQMEVGGASIGPSFSADKSVEISVDSSHLDSVIAQLMQGMEELKNFSAEQLKKTGALEKKLVESEMHIQQLNDRVKKLELKFGPSNGSFDERSEGSSDSQPITEPVEVCSNADESILVVGGYNGVSWLAELDSYSPSRDVMRSLKPMNSVRSYASAATLNGHLYIFGGGNGSSWYDTVERYDPMSNEWTSCPPLIERKGSLAGATLDNKIFAIGGGNGDECFWEVEMFDPALGRWVPTRSMLQKTEDGHRPPILLLREVFCIGSTFAVGSTQVHQTTFLVILLFCFSN